Within the Halomonas sp. HL-93 genome, the region TCATACCCCAATCGGGTAGCGTGAGGCTCGCTATATCAAAACCCGATAACAGCGCCGCAGCTATCAGAGGGGCCAGTAAGGCCGCGCTAGGCAGGCGCAGCCAACGCCCTAGCGGCAACAGCAGCGGAATGGTTAGCAGCATCCAGCCGTGCGCCAGGGTTGCGTGCTCAGAGCTCGCCGCCCCAGCATCGCCCTCAAAGGCCCAAAACAGCGGCGGCAAGAAAAGGATCACCAGGATAATACGCAGCGACTGGGCCACTGCGATCCGTTGGGCGTCACCGCCGCACTTGTCCCCCAGCATAATCATCGCAGTCATGGCACCAGGCGAAGCGCCAAACCAGGCGCTGACCGGATCGAACCCACAACGGCGGTACCAGGCGGCGGCCACCGCCGTCGAAGCGGCCACGCCTAACAGCAATAACGCGGCTGAAACCGGCCAGTCCAGCATTCGATGGACCAATTGCGGGGTGACTTGACTGCCCAGCACCAAGCCCATGACCGCGAGAAAAGCCTGCCGTAGTGACTCTGGCACGGCCACATTCATGCCCCGGGAAGACGCCAGCAAGTTGGCAATCATCGGGCCAAGCATCCAGGCAAGCGGTAAGCCGCTCAGTTGAAAAAGCACGCCACCCAATGCACCAACGGCTAGCGACGTCACCAGCCATTTAGCGCTCCTTGCCTTCTTAGCCCTCACCCCGATGCCCGTCACCTTGACTCCTTACCGATCATCCCTTGATGCCACCGACACAATCATTACCCTGCTAAGCAGGCAATTAGCTTACCACTGATAGCGCCGGTTTGGGGCGTGAAGACAACCTAACCATTTCGTCGTTAATTCCTATTAAAGCGCCAATATTTTGGTCAGAGGTCGTAAACCAAATTATTTCACGGCGGTATCTGCATCTTCTGGACAGCAAGCGTATAATGTTTGGCCGCCATAAGTGGCGAACTTTCTCAGGGCGGGGTGAAAGTCCCCACCGGTGGTAATGCCGCGCCAATAACATGCGGACAAGCCCACGAGCGCTCAACCGTCAGGTGTTATCTGTCGCTTGAGGTCAGCAGATTCGGTGAGATTCCGGAGCCGACGGTGATAGTCCGGATAAAAGAGAAGGTTTCCTAGTGATATGACCCGTAGCGTTCTAACGCATTCGGGTGCTGTGCTATTGGATACCTCATGCCCTGGTTCTGGTAAACAATCCCTATAGGATGACCATGAATCAGACCCAACACTCCTCATCAGTGCGCGTTGCCTTTATCGAAGCATCTTGGCATCACGATATTGTCACCCAAGCCAGAGAGGCATTCATTGCTCAACTTGCCAGCGAGCATGGTTTTTCTGCCGATCAAGTAGAGATATTCCAAGTTGCAGGAGCTTACGAAATCCCGCTTCAGGCGAAACTACTCGCCAAGACTGGCCGTTACAGCGCCATTGTGGGGGCAGGCTTTGTCATTGATGGCGGTATCTATCGGCATGAATTCGTTGCTCAAGCGGTCATTGAAGGCATGATGCAAGCGCAACTGGAAACCGAAATACCCATTCTTTCGGTTGTGCTGACGCCTCATCATTTTCATGAACACAGCACGCACCATGCTTTTTTCCATGACCATTTCCGCGCCAAAGGCAAGGAAGCTGCGGAAGCTTTAGTGGTGACCCTGCACAATCATCGCAAAATTCGTGAGCTAAGTTAGCCACGAAATAAGATGCCGAGCGGTCTCATGGCCGCTCACTTTTAAAAAGTAACGATAAAATTCACTCAAATTGCTCCAACGCCGCTTGTAATATCAACCTGTCGACCTCTTCCGCCATCGGAATGCTACTGGCAGCACCGCACTTTTGAACCGCCAGGGCAGCCGCCGCCGTTGCCCTTTGCAAGCACTGTGAGGGGTTCATGCCAGCTTGCCTGGCGGCAAGAAAGTAACCCACAAAGGTATCGCCTGCGGCCGTTGTATCTATCGCCTTTACCTTTAACGCCGCTTGATAAAGCGTCTCATCGTTGCGCTGATACCAAGCCCCTTCACTACCCAGGGTAAGAACCACTTCGGTATCGCCAAGCATTTCTTTACAACGTCTTAGCAAATCGGAAGCACACGACCCTAACGGCATTTCCAATAAGGTGGCGGCCTCTGTACGGTTAAAGAAAAGCAACTCACATTGGTCCAGAGGCAACAACGATACCCCCGACGTCATTGGCGCAGGGTTAAATATCACTTTGCAACCATGGCTCACTGCTAATGGAATAAGCTGATCAAGCCCATTACACTCGTTCTGGATAA harbors:
- a CDS encoding ribokinase, yielding MIFNFGSINIDHAYRVAYFVRPGETLESNEYSVGLGGKGVNQSLAIARAKGAVSHWGRVSSVDAWVVPELESAGVGVQDIELAAEPSGHAIIQIDERGENAILLFSGANHGFTQERMKVLVAQTTPGDIILIQNECNGLDQLIPLAVSHGCKVIFNPAPMTSGVSLLPLDQCELLFFNRTEAATLLEMPLGSCASDLLRRCKEMLGDTEVVLTLGSEGAWYQRNDETLYQAALKVKAIDTTAAGDTFVGYFLAARQAGMNPSQCLQRATAAAALAVQKCGAASSIPMAEEVDRLILQAALEQFE
- a CDS encoding AbrB family transcriptional regulator, which produces MVTSLAVGALGGVLFQLSGLPLAWMLGPMIANLLASSRGMNVAVPESLRQAFLAVMGLVLGSQVTPQLVHRMLDWPVSAALLLLGVAASTAVAAAWYRRCGFDPVSAWFGASPGAMTAMIMLGDKCGGDAQRIAVAQSLRIILVILFLPPLFWAFEGDAGAASSEHATLAHGWMLLTIPLLLPLGRWLRLPSAALLAPLIAAALLSGFDIASLTLPDWGMNLMLWVLGSAIGSRFKGMTRRLLGRYLWQSGVATLLALVVLALFAEMIHQLLGVGRDVALLALAPGGIGEMAILAVALDIDPVFVAFHHLLRMVTLMIVAPFWARWLLRRQPSSLSSNDK
- a CDS encoding 6,7-dimethyl-8-ribityllumazine synthase, coding for MNQTQHSSSVRVAFIEASWHHDIVTQAREAFIAQLASEHGFSADQVEIFQVAGAYEIPLQAKLLAKTGRYSAIVGAGFVIDGGIYRHEFVAQAVIEGMMQAQLETEIPILSVVLTPHHFHEHSTHHAFFHDHFRAKGKEAAEALVVTLHNHRKIRELS